The following proteins are encoded in a genomic region of Blastopirellula marina:
- the secY gene encoding preprotein translocase subunit SecY — protein sequence MLEKVRVIFTIPELRRKIGLTIFLLAVFRIGSQIPLPMIDQLKLQEMFAQQGNGGVSDLLQQVSVFSASALNQITIFGLGIMPYISASIIFQLLGTVWKPLEELQKEGETGRKKINEYTRYATVALCIVQSYFYLATMAGVGEDGNSIVNQAFWTSSDPANLDKSLYWGWAIVAVAIMTCGTVFLMWLGEQIDEFGIGNGISLLIMAGILAQMPGALLELLYNAKPELTNFATGEIGIEHIVVLAVVFVAVITGVVFIMQGQRKIPMQSAKHVRGRRVYGGTRQFLPLRINQAGVMPIIFASSLLLFPQFVFQALGRYTNWAVFNSLAEVFARGQSFLYVACYIALIYFFCYFWTAITFNPKDVSENLKNFGSFIPGYRPGRRTEEYLEKVMVRITYVGAGFLALVAIIPTIVSAELGVSPQVASFYGGTGLLIAVSVAFDLVQKIDSHLVMRNYKGLIEG from the coding sequence ATGCTGGAAAAAGTACGCGTCATCTTCACGATTCCTGAACTGCGTCGGAAGATTGGGCTGACAATCTTTCTGCTGGCCGTGTTTCGCATCGGCTCGCAGATTCCTCTTCCGATGATCGATCAGCTAAAGCTGCAAGAGATGTTTGCCCAGCAAGGCAACGGCGGCGTCTCCGATCTCTTGCAACAGGTGTCGGTGTTCAGTGCTAGTGCTCTGAACCAGATCACTATCTTCGGTTTGGGCATCATGCCCTATATCTCGGCCTCGATTATCTTCCAATTGCTCGGCACCGTCTGGAAGCCGCTGGAAGAGCTGCAAAAAGAAGGCGAGACTGGCCGTAAGAAGATCAACGAATATACCCGCTACGCGACCGTGGCGTTATGTATCGTCCAAAGTTACTTCTATCTGGCGACGATGGCCGGGGTTGGGGAGGACGGTAATAGTATCGTGAACCAAGCGTTTTGGACGTCTAGCGATCCCGCCAACCTCGATAAGAGTTTGTATTGGGGCTGGGCGATTGTCGCGGTGGCGATCATGACCTGTGGTACCGTATTCTTGATGTGGCTCGGCGAGCAGATCGATGAGTTTGGTATCGGGAACGGGATCAGCCTTTTGATCATGGCAGGTATTCTCGCTCAGATGCCGGGTGCCTTGCTGGAACTTCTTTACAACGCCAAGCCAGAACTAACCAACTTTGCCACCGGCGAAATTGGTATCGAACATATCGTGGTGTTAGCCGTCGTCTTTGTGGCGGTGATTACCGGCGTGGTCTTCATCATGCAGGGGCAACGTAAGATCCCCATGCAAAGTGCGAAGCATGTTCGTGGCCGTCGCGTCTATGGTGGAACGCGTCAGTTCCTGCCGCTGCGAATTAATCAAGCTGGTGTGATGCCGATCATTTTCGCCAGTAGCTTGTTATTGTTCCCGCAGTTTGTCTTCCAAGCACTGGGACGATATACCAACTGGGCCGTGTTCAATAGCTTGGCGGAAGTCTTTGCTCGCGGGCAAAGTTTCCTCTACGTCGCTTGCTATATCGCGTTGATCTACTTCTTCTGCTACTTCTGGACGGCGATTACCTTCAACCCGAAGGACGTGTCAGAGAACCTGAAGAACTTCGGTTCGTTCATTCCTGGATATCGCCCAGGCCGTCGTACGGAAGAGTACTTGGAAAAGGTGATGGTTCGTATCACCTACGTCGGGGCAGGCTTCTTGGCTTTGGTTGCCATCATTCCGACCATCGTTTCGGCAGAACTGGGGGTCTCACCTCAAGTTGCCAGCTTCTACGGTGGTACTGGTTTGCTGATCGCCGTGAGCGTGGCATTCGATCTTGTACAGAAGATCGACAGTCACTTGGTGATGCGAAACTACAAGGGCCTTATCGAAGGCTAA
- the rpsM gene encoding 30S ribosomal protein S13, producing the protein MPRLLGVDIPNDKKTWISLTYLYGVGPAVARELCVKVGIDQDRLASEIHEDELSRLAGLLESEYTVEGPLRRQLSQNIQRLNRIVCYRGLRHRRGLPVRGQRTRTNARTRKGPKKTVAGKKGVKDLR; encoded by the coding sequence ATGCCACGTTTGCTCGGTGTGGACATTCCCAACGATAAAAAGACCTGGATCAGCTTGACGTACTTGTACGGCGTCGGCCCGGCTGTCGCTCGCGAATTGTGTGTGAAGGTTGGCATCGATCAAGATCGCCTAGCTTCTGAAATTCACGAAGACGAATTGAGCCGTTTGGCAGGTCTGCTGGAAAGCGAATACACGGTCGAAGGTCCCCTTCGTCGTCAGCTTTCGCAGAATATCCAGCGTCTCAACCGTATCGTTTGCTATCGCGGTCTGCGTCACCGTCGTGGTCTTCCCGTTCGTGGTCAGCGTACCCGAACCAATGCTCGTACCCGGAAGGGGCCGAAGAAGACCGTTGCCGGTAAGAAGGGCGTGAAGGATCTCCGTTAA
- the map gene encoding type I methionyl aminopeptidase produces the protein MITLRSQREIDKMHVAGQLVRQAHQQVSALVKPGITTAELDKAVDDLFAEAGAIPLFKGVPGKVPFPAATCISVNDEVVHGIPGSRVLKEGDVVSVDTGAKIGGWCGDSAWTYAVGEISDEARKLMQVTERALQIAIELLPVKKRWSQVAKEMQAEVESAGFSVITTLVGHGIGKTMHEEPQVPNYDSREFRKKGDFDLRPGLVLAVEPMVAVGRQDLYLHGDGWTLSTKDKSLTAHFEHTLALTSSGVRILTGADPT, from the coding sequence ATGATCACGCTCCGTTCGCAGCGCGAGATCGACAAGATGCACGTCGCTGGCCAACTTGTTCGCCAGGCGCATCAGCAGGTGTCTGCCTTGGTGAAACCAGGGATCACGACTGCCGAGCTCGATAAGGCGGTCGACGACCTTTTTGCCGAAGCTGGGGCGATTCCGCTTTTTAAGGGCGTGCCTGGTAAAGTTCCTTTTCCGGCGGCAACCTGTATTTCGGTAAATGATGAAGTCGTTCATGGAATCCCAGGGAGCCGTGTACTAAAAGAGGGAGACGTCGTCAGTGTTGATACTGGCGCCAAGATCGGCGGCTGGTGCGGCGACTCTGCGTGGACTTATGCGGTGGGTGAGATTAGCGACGAAGCCCGGAAGTTGATGCAGGTAACCGAGCGAGCTCTGCAGATTGCGATCGAGCTATTGCCAGTTAAGAAACGCTGGAGTCAAGTTGCCAAGGAAATGCAGGCCGAGGTCGAATCAGCTGGTTTTTCGGTGATCACAACGCTTGTGGGGCACGGAATCGGCAAGACGATGCACGAAGAACCTCAGGTGCCCAATTACGATTCTAGAGAGTTTAGGAAGAAAGGAGATTTTGATCTCCGCCCCGGATTGGTATTGGCGGTTGAACCAATGGTTGCCGTCGGACGGCAAGATCTTTATCTCCATGGCGATGGATGGACGCTTTCCACTAAGGACAAGAGTCTAACTGCCCATTTCGAGCACACGTTGGCGTTGACCAGCAGCGGTGTTCGCATTTTGACCGGTGCCGATCCGACATAG
- a CDS encoding adenylate kinase — protein MRIIFLGPPGVGKGTQSHKLVDSLHIPHISTGEMLREAIREKTELGLKVAAQMEGGRLAADEIVVQLVRQRLAQSDCRNGYLLDGFPRTLPQAASLDLALAVDDEKIDAVLNLTVDQDELFRRLMDRAKKEDRGDDNAETIRKRMEVYDDMTSPLIKYYSEQDVLHRIDGLGSVEEVFARILDVLNKVEQDK, from the coding sequence ATGCGGATCATCTTCCTCGGACCACCTGGTGTCGGAAAAGGGACTCAGTCCCACAAACTTGTGGACTCGCTTCACATTCCGCATATCTCTACCGGCGAGATGCTACGCGAAGCGATTCGCGAGAAGACAGAGCTGGGTCTGAAGGTTGCTGCCCAGATGGAAGGTGGGCGACTGGCTGCCGACGAGATTGTCGTTCAATTAGTCCGCCAGCGTCTCGCTCAATCTGATTGCCGCAACGGTTATCTCCTCGATGGTTTTCCGCGGACACTGCCTCAAGCGGCATCACTCGACCTGGCCTTGGCCGTGGATGACGAAAAGATCGACGCGGTTCTCAATTTGACGGTCGACCAAGATGAGCTGTTTCGCCGCTTGATGGACCGTGCGAAGAAGGAAGATCGCGGCGACGACAATGCCGAGACGATCCGCAAGCGGATGGAAGTCTATGACGATATGACTTCGCCACTCATTAAGTATTACAGCGAACAGGATGTGCTGCATCGTATCGACGGGCTCGGAAGCGTCGAAGAAGTGTTCGCGCGGATTCTGGATGTCCTGAACAAGGTAGAGCAAGACAAGTAG
- the rpmJ gene encoding 50S ribosomal protein L36: protein MKVRASVKRICDKCKVVRRRGRVYVICENARHKQRQG from the coding sequence ATGAAGGTAAGAGCCAGCGTAAAGCGTATTTGCGACAAATGCAAAGTCGTCCGCCGTCGCGGTCGAGTTTATGTCATTTGCGAAAACGCACGCCATAAGCAACGCCAAGGTTAA